In Streptomyces sp. NBC_00569, a single genomic region encodes these proteins:
- a CDS encoding extracellular solute-binding protein — protein MRSSWFRPTRRSSAAAVAAVLTLTSLAACGTSSSDDDSGSGGGSKADISAPLDPKTKVTLTIDCMPPAAKAAELREWKEDVREFNKKYPNVTISGKSTPGQCEEPARFTAQLKAKSQPDVFYTYFTDLQQVLDNNGAADITAYVTPRTVPALDSIDGNVLGVLKKDGKLYGLPTSNYTMGLLINRKLFERAGLDPDKPPTTWEEVRTAAKKIAGLGNGISGYGEYSAGNTGGWHFTAAMYGLGADVVSADGKKAAFNDATGKQVAQQLHDMRWKDDSMGRTQLLKWGDLQKQIASDKLGMFLAAPDDITYMVQQLGAEYENFGMGPIPGGKTTLFGGNDYMIKKGSSPDKIKAAVAWLNFKTLTPGKGQFQWERTKADKLPVGLPQPNFFTGDTKAKDLASRTENATMPVENFKPFLDNPVPGKAEPPKAQEVYKVLDNVMSGVLTNRNADIDKLLATAEQQVNQVLANQ, from the coding sequence ATGAGAAGCTCCTGGTTCCGCCCCACCCGCCGTAGCTCCGCGGCCGCGGTCGCCGCCGTGCTCACCCTGACCTCCCTCGCCGCCTGTGGCACCAGCAGCAGCGACGACGACAGCGGGTCGGGCGGTGGCTCGAAGGCCGACATATCGGCTCCCCTGGATCCGAAGACCAAGGTCACGCTCACCATCGACTGCATGCCGCCGGCGGCGAAGGCGGCCGAGCTCAGGGAGTGGAAGGAGGACGTCAGGGAGTTCAACAAGAAGTACCCGAACGTCACGATCAGCGGGAAGTCGACGCCGGGCCAGTGCGAGGAGCCCGCCCGCTTCACCGCCCAGCTCAAGGCGAAGTCTCAACCGGACGTCTTCTACACGTACTTCACCGATCTCCAGCAGGTGCTCGACAACAACGGCGCCGCGGACATCACCGCCTACGTGACGCCCAGGACCGTGCCGGCGCTGGACTCCATCGACGGGAACGTCCTCGGCGTCCTCAAGAAGGACGGCAAGCTCTACGGCCTGCCCACCAGCAACTACACGATGGGCCTGCTGATCAATCGCAAGCTCTTCGAGCGGGCCGGACTCGACCCGGACAAGCCGCCGACGACCTGGGAAGAGGTCCGCACCGCCGCCAAGAAGATCGCCGGCCTCGGCAACGGCATCTCCGGTTACGGCGAGTACAGCGCGGGGAACACCGGCGGCTGGCACTTCACCGCGGCGATGTACGGCCTCGGCGCCGACGTCGTCTCCGCCGACGGCAAGAAGGCCGCGTTCAACGACGCCACCGGCAAGCAGGTCGCCCAGCAGCTGCACGACATGCGTTGGAAGGACGACAGCATGGGCAGGACGCAGCTGCTGAAGTGGGGCGACCTCCAGAAGCAGATCGCCTCCGACAAGCTCGGCATGTTCCTCGCCGCGCCCGACGACATCACGTACATGGTCCAGCAACTGGGCGCCGAGTACGAGAACTTCGGCATGGGGCCGATCCCCGGCGGCAAGACCACGCTCTTCGGCGGCAACGACTACATGATCAAGAAGGGCTCCTCGCCGGACAAGATCAAGGCGGCTGTCGCCTGGCTCAACTTCAAGACCCTCACCCCGGGCAAGGGCCAGTTCCAGTGGGAGCGCACCAAGGCGGACAAGCTCCCCGTCGGTCTGCCGCAGCCGAACTTCTTCACCGGTGACACCAAGGCCAAGGACCTCGCGTCCCGCACGGAGAACGCGACGATGCCCGTCGAGAACTTCAAGCCGTTCCTGGACAACCCGGTGCCCGGCAAGGCGGAGCCGCCGAAGGCGCAGGAGGTCTACAAGGTCCTCGACAACGTGATGTCGGGCGTGCTCACCAACCGCAACGCCGACATCGACAAGCTGCTCGCCACCGCGGAGCAGCAGGTCAACCAGGTGCTGGCCAACCAGTGA
- a CDS encoding carbohydrate ABC transporter permease — protein MSAPTVSKSSPAPARAPHQLPVRRGTLARAVQRNLSAHGFLIGAVLCFSFFSWYPMVREFLLAFQKNKDGRTTWAGWSNLSYVFDDPAFWQAWRNTLLFTGLALMLGFAVPFLVAVLLNEFRHGQGYLRMLVYLPVMLPPVASVLLFKYFYDPGYGLFNRILGIFGIPDQQWLQSTSTAMISVVIAATWMNMGGATLIYLAALQGIPGELYEAAELDGAGLWRKIWHVTIPQTRLILSLMFLMQIIATMQVFTEPFLLTNGAGPEGSTMTVVYLIYQYAFNFNNYGGAAALGLVLLVLLAGFSAVYVRLSRTRED, from the coding sequence ATGTCGGCCCCCACCGTGTCCAAGAGCTCGCCGGCGCCCGCACGTGCGCCGCACCAACTTCCGGTGCGGCGCGGCACGTTGGCGCGAGCGGTGCAGCGCAACCTCTCCGCCCACGGCTTCCTGATCGGCGCGGTGCTCTGCTTCTCCTTCTTCTCCTGGTATCCGATGGTCAGGGAGTTCCTCCTGGCCTTCCAGAAGAACAAGGACGGCCGGACCACCTGGGCCGGCTGGTCCAACCTCTCCTACGTCTTCGACGACCCGGCGTTCTGGCAGGCCTGGCGCAACACCCTCCTGTTCACGGGGCTCGCGCTCATGCTGGGCTTCGCGGTGCCGTTTCTCGTGGCGGTCCTGCTCAATGAATTCCGGCACGGCCAGGGCTACTTGAGGATGCTCGTCTACTTGCCGGTGATGCTTCCCCCGGTCGCCTCGGTCCTGCTGTTCAAGTACTTCTACGACCCCGGCTACGGGCTGTTCAACCGGATCCTCGGCATCTTCGGGATACCCGACCAGCAGTGGCTGCAGTCCACGAGTACGGCGATGATCTCCGTGGTCATCGCGGCGACCTGGATGAACATGGGCGGCGCGACCCTGATCTATCTCGCCGCGCTGCAGGGCATCCCCGGCGAGCTGTACGAGGCCGCGGAACTGGACGGCGCCGGACTGTGGCGCAAGATCTGGCATGTGACGATCCCTCAGACGAGGCTGATCCTCTCGCTGATGTTCCTCATGCAGATCATCGCCACGATGCAGGTCTTCACCGAGCCGTTCCTGCTCACCAACGGCGCCGGCCCCGAGGGGTCGACCATGACCGTCGTCTACCTCATCTACCAGTACGCCTTCAACTTCAACAACTACGGCGGCGCGGCGGCCCTCGGACTGGTCCTGCTCGTCCTGCTCGCGGGGTTCTCCGCGGTGTACGTACGCCTCAGCCGCACCCGAGAAGACTGA
- a CDS encoding MFS transporter produces the protein MADASAGSPGAASASGSAAGSGSGAPAPGRTGSATRWIVSAGVFVVNLDLFIVNVAVPALATSFGDASLASLSWVLNAYAIVFAALLVAAGRLADRYGHRRGFLLGLAVFTVASALCAVAPGVGWLVAARALQAAGAAALMPTSLALLLVGTPAERRPRAIRSWAAIGGIAAGLGPVAGGLLVEADWRWVFLVNVPVGAAGLVAGIRLLPADRPDRSGPLPDLTGAVLLTLSIGTLALGLVKAEAWGWSSTRVLGSLAAAVILAAVFWLRSARHPVPIVELPLLRIPAFAFATLAALLFTVAFAAMLLTSVLWCRQVWGYSAIRTGLAIAPGPLVVPVLAIASGPVVRRLGAGRTAAAGCLLFAGGLVWWALALDTAPHYAAAFLPGMLITGVGVGFALPTLVGAAATALPPARFATGSAVTTMARQTGAVLGVAMMVGLIGEPRTAEAALTAFRHGWLTAAVVGALAAAAALALPRPAPATAAPAKGPA, from the coding sequence GTGGCGGACGCGTCTGCCGGGAGCCCGGGCGCCGCCTCGGCCTCCGGTTCCGCGGCGGGCTCGGGTTCGGGCGCGCCGGCCCCCGGCAGGACCGGTTCGGCCACCCGCTGGATCGTCTCCGCGGGCGTCTTCGTGGTGAACCTCGACCTGTTCATCGTCAACGTCGCCGTGCCCGCCCTCGCCACCTCTTTCGGCGACGCCTCGCTCGCCTCCCTGTCCTGGGTCCTGAACGCCTACGCGATCGTGTTCGCGGCCCTGCTCGTGGCCGCCGGACGCCTCGCCGACCGATACGGACACCGCCGGGGGTTCCTGCTGGGACTCGCGGTGTTCACCGTCGCCTCCGCACTGTGCGCCGTCGCCCCCGGCGTCGGCTGGCTCGTCGCGGCGCGTGCCCTCCAGGCCGCGGGCGCCGCCGCCCTCATGCCGACGTCGCTCGCGCTGCTGCTCGTCGGGACCCCGGCGGAGCGCCGCCCGCGCGCCATTCGCAGTTGGGCCGCCATCGGGGGCATCGCCGCCGGCCTCGGCCCCGTCGCGGGCGGGCTGCTCGTGGAGGCCGACTGGCGCTGGGTCTTCCTCGTCAACGTGCCCGTCGGCGCCGCCGGCCTCGTGGCCGGTATCCGGCTGCTGCCCGCCGACCGTCCCGACCGCAGCGGCCCGCTGCCCGACCTGACGGGCGCCGTCCTCCTCACCCTCTCCATCGGTACCCTTGCGCTCGGCCTCGTCAAGGCCGAGGCATGGGGCTGGAGTTCGACCCGTGTGCTCGGCTCGCTGGCCGCCGCGGTGATCCTCGCCGCGGTGTTCTGGCTGCGGTCGGCCCGGCATCCGGTCCCCATCGTCGAACTCCCGCTCCTTCGCATCCCCGCCTTCGCGTTCGCCACGCTCGCCGCACTCCTCTTCACGGTGGCGTTCGCCGCGATGCTGCTCACCTCCGTCCTGTGGTGCCGGCAGGTGTGGGGCTACTCGGCGATCCGCACGGGCCTGGCCATCGCGCCGGGACCGCTGGTCGTCCCCGTGCTCGCCATCGCTTCGGGACCCGTCGTGCGACGTCTCGGCGCGGGTCGCACGGCGGCGGCCGGCTGTCTTCTCTTCGCCGGCGGTCTCGTGTGGTGGGCCCTCGCCCTGGACACGGCGCCGCACTACGCCGCCGCGTTCCTGCCCGGCATGCTCATCACCGGCGTCGGGGTCGGGTTCGCCCTGCCGACCCTCGTGGGAGCGGCCGCCACGGCACTGCCGCCCGCCCGGTTCGCCACCGGCTCCGCGGTCACGACGATGGCCAGGCAGACGGGCGCCGTCCTCGGAGTGGCCATGATGGTCGGCCTCATCGGCGAGCCCCGCACAGCGGAAGCGGCCCTCACCGCGTTCCGCCACGGCTGGCTGACCGCCGCGGTCGTCGGGGCGCTCGCGGCGGCGGCGGCCCTGGCCCTGCCCCGCCCGGCACCCGCCACCGCGGCCCCGGCGAAGGGGCCCGCCTGA
- a CDS encoding TIGR03619 family F420-dependent LLM class oxidoreductase, with product MRFGVNLLNFGSDTTPRTLERQATDARALGFTFAMISDHIAVTPDVHEVYPAPFYDQFVLAAHLAGRVPGLRLGTTITVIPYRHPLQTARLAANIDQLNDAGFILGAGVGWSAAEYRALGVPFEERGAITDEYLAAIRAAWAQDPCTFEGRYVSYEGVRTAPAPAAEQLPVWVGGDSPAALRRAARLGEGWHPFMPTLQGLRAKLPVVAAEAEKAGRPVPELVPRLQIALGERPDTDDRPLGHGSVDQVRADVHALAELGATHVLFDTYPGGPAARATADEDRRVLELLVDKVVDPATGDVR from the coding sequence ATGCGATTCGGCGTGAACCTTCTCAACTTCGGCTCCGACACGACCCCGCGAACCCTCGAGCGCCAGGCGACGGACGCCCGCGCGCTGGGCTTCACATTCGCGATGATCTCCGACCACATAGCCGTCACCCCCGACGTCCACGAGGTGTACCCCGCCCCGTTCTACGACCAGTTCGTCCTGGCCGCGCATCTCGCGGGGCGGGTCCCTGGGCTTCGGCTCGGCACGACCATCACCGTGATCCCGTACCGGCACCCGCTCCAGACGGCGCGGCTCGCGGCCAACATCGACCAGCTCAACGACGCCGGGTTCATCCTCGGCGCGGGCGTCGGCTGGTCGGCCGCCGAGTACCGCGCACTGGGCGTCCCGTTCGAGGAGCGCGGCGCCATCACCGACGAGTACCTGGCCGCGATCCGCGCCGCCTGGGCGCAGGACCCGTGCACCTTCGAGGGCCGCTACGTCTCGTACGAGGGCGTCCGTACGGCCCCCGCCCCCGCTGCCGAGCAGCTGCCGGTCTGGGTCGGCGGCGACTCGCCCGCCGCGCTGCGCCGGGCCGCGCGCCTGGGCGAGGGATGGCACCCGTTCATGCCGACCCTTCAGGGCCTGCGCGCGAAGCTGCCGGTCGTGGCCGCCGAGGCCGAGAAGGCCGGCCGGCCCGTACCGGAGCTGGTGCCACGGCTGCAGATCGCGCTCGGGGAGCGGCCCGACACCGATGACCGTCCGCTCGGCCACGGCAGCGTCGACCAGGTCCGCGCGGACGTGCACGCGCTGGCCGAACTCGGCGCCACGCACGTGCTGTTCGACACCTACCCGGGCGGGCCGGCCGCGCGCGCCACGGCCGACGAGGACCGCCGCGTCCTGGAACTCCTCGTGGACAAGGTTGTCGATCCGGCCACGGGCGACGTGCGCTGA
- a CDS encoding glycoside hydrolase family 13 protein translates to MAAPHSSDTGDWWRSAAIYQVYVRSFADGDGDGTGDLAGVRARLPHLARLGIDAIWFTPWYRSPMADGGYDVADYRAIDPSFGTLAEAEKLIEEARDLGIRVIVDVVPNHVSDRHAWFRAALAAGPGSPERELFHFRPGRGAHGELPPNNWPSQFAGETWTRVPDGEWYLHLFTPEQPDLNWAHPAVRHEHEEVLRFWFQRGASGVRVDSAALLAKDPALADAAADDTSGYVDRDELHTVYRSWRAVADEYDGVLIGELWVPDPERFSRYLRPDELHTAFNFDFLSRPWDAAELRDSIDMTLAHHAPVGAPATWVLCNHDVTRTVTRYGRTDTTFAFASKRFGTPTDLALGTRRARAAALLSLALPGAVYLYQGEELGLPEAEVPPARIEDPMHFRSGGTDPGRDGCRVPLPWTQDGSSYGFGSAGAPWLPQPADWGTYAAARQDADPGSMLSLYREALRLRRSEPGFGDGPMRWLPGPPGVLALARGEGLVCVVNFADPAAALPPRARLLLASGPLDDEGQLPRDTAVWLRV, encoded by the coding sequence GTGGCAGCCCCCCATTCCTCAGACACCGGCGACTGGTGGCGCTCCGCCGCCATCTACCAGGTGTACGTACGCAGCTTCGCCGACGGCGACGGCGACGGCACGGGCGATCTCGCGGGGGTCAGAGCCCGGCTGCCGCACCTGGCCCGGCTGGGGATCGACGCGATCTGGTTCACCCCCTGGTACCGCTCCCCGATGGCGGACGGCGGTTACGACGTGGCCGACTACCGGGCGATCGACCCGTCGTTCGGCACGCTCGCCGAGGCGGAGAAACTCATCGAGGAGGCTCGCGACCTCGGCATCCGCGTCATCGTCGACGTCGTGCCCAACCATGTCTCCGACCGGCACGCCTGGTTCAGGGCCGCGCTCGCGGCGGGCCCCGGCAGCCCCGAGCGCGAGCTGTTCCACTTCCGGCCCGGCCGGGGCGCGCACGGCGAACTGCCGCCCAACAACTGGCCGTCCCAGTTCGCCGGCGAGACCTGGACCCGCGTCCCCGACGGCGAGTGGTACCTGCATCTCTTCACGCCCGAGCAACCCGACCTCAACTGGGCGCATCCCGCCGTGCGCCACGAGCACGAGGAGGTGCTGCGCTTCTGGTTCCAGCGGGGCGCGTCGGGCGTACGCGTCGACTCGGCGGCGCTGCTCGCCAAGGACCCGGCACTCGCCGACGCCGCCGCGGACGACACCAGCGGCTACGTCGACCGGGACGAGCTGCACACGGTCTACCGCTCCTGGCGGGCCGTCGCCGACGAGTACGACGGTGTGCTCATCGGTGAGCTGTGGGTCCCCGACCCCGAGCGCTTCTCCCGCTATCTGCGCCCCGACGAGCTGCACACGGCCTTCAACTTCGACTTTCTGTCCCGCCCCTGGGACGCCGCGGAGCTGCGTGACTCCATCGACATGACGCTGGCCCACCACGCGCCGGTGGGGGCTCCCGCGACCTGGGTCCTGTGCAACCACGACGTGACGCGGACGGTGACCCGCTACGGCCGGACGGACACGACGTTCGCGTTCGCGTCGAAGCGCTTCGGCACGCCCACGGACCTGGCGCTCGGCACCCGCAGGGCGCGCGCGGCGGCGCTGCTGTCGCTGGCCCTGCCGGGCGCCGTCTACCTCTACCAGGGGGAGGAGCTGGGCCTGCCCGAGGCGGAGGTACCGCCCGCCCGCATCGAGGACCCGATGCACTTCCGCTCCGGCGGCACCGACCCGGGCCGCGACGGCTGCCGGGTGCCCCTGCCCTGGACGCAGGACGGTTCTTCGTACGGCTTCGGGTCGGCCGGGGCGCCCTGGCTGCCGCAGCCGGCGGACTGGGGGACGTACGCCGCCGCGCGCCAGGACGCCGATCCCGGCTCGATGCTCTCGCTCTACCGCGAGGCGCTGCGCCTGCGCCGCTCGGAGCCGGGCTTCGGCGACGGGCCGATGCGCTGGCTTCCCGGTCCCCCTGGCGTGCTGGCCCTTGCCCGGGGCGAGGGCCTGGTCTGCGTCGTCAACTTCGCCGATCCGGCCGCCGCGCTCCCGCCCCGTGCACGTCTCCTGCTGGCCAGTGGCCCCTTGGACGACGAGGGGCAACTCCCGCGGGACACGGCGGTGTGGCTGCGCGTGTGA
- a CDS encoding LacI family DNA-binding transcriptional regulator, whose protein sequence is MTRRLAQVAQKVGVSEATVSRVLNNKPGVSEATRQAVLTALDVLGYERPTQLRGERARLVGLVLPELQNPIFPAFADVIGGALAQQGLTPVLCTQTNGGVSEADYVELLLQQQVSGVVFAGGQFAQADARHEHYRLLSERKVPVVLVNAAIEDLGFPCVACDDAVAVEQAWRHLSLLGHERIGLVLGPDDHVPSMRKLAAARGVVRAAGGTLPEDAVERAMFSLEGGRAAAARLMRRGITGIICASDPLALGAVRAARREGLRVPEDISVVGYDDSAFMNCTEPPLTTMRQPIEAMGRAAVELLVTQIQGGSVTPGELLFEPELVVRGSTAQAPSGATEA, encoded by the coding sequence ATGACACGGAGACTTGCTCAGGTGGCACAGAAGGTCGGCGTCAGCGAGGCGACCGTCAGCCGGGTGCTCAACAACAAGCCCGGCGTCTCGGAGGCCACCCGGCAGGCCGTGCTCACGGCCCTGGACGTCCTGGGCTACGAGCGGCCGACCCAACTGCGCGGCGAGCGCGCGCGCCTGGTCGGGCTCGTCCTGCCGGAACTGCAGAACCCGATCTTTCCCGCGTTCGCGGACGTGATCGGCGGCGCGCTCGCCCAGCAGGGCCTCACCCCCGTCCTGTGCACCCAGACCAACGGCGGCGTCTCCGAGGCGGACTACGTGGAACTGCTGCTCCAGCAGCAGGTGTCCGGCGTGGTCTTCGCGGGCGGCCAGTTCGCCCAGGCGGACGCCCGGCATGAGCACTACCGGCTCCTCTCCGAGCGCAAGGTCCCCGTCGTGCTCGTGAACGCGGCGATCGAGGACCTCGGATTCCCCTGCGTCGCGTGCGACGACGCCGTCGCGGTCGAGCAGGCCTGGCGGCATCTGTCCCTGCTGGGGCACGAACGCATCGGGCTCGTGCTCGGCCCGGACGACCATGTGCCCTCGATGCGCAAACTCGCCGCCGCGCGGGGCGTGGTGCGGGCAGCCGGGGGGACACTGCCCGAGGACGCGGTCGAGCGGGCCATGTTCTCGCTGGAGGGCGGCCGAGCGGCGGCGGCGCGCCTCATGCGGCGCGGCATCACGGGCATTATCTGCGCGAGCGACCCGCTGGCGCTCGGCGCGGTGCGGGCCGCGCGGCGCGAGGGTCTGCGGGTGCCGGAGGACATCTCGGTGGTCGGGTACGACGACTCGGCGTTCATGAATTGCACGGAGCCGCCCCTCACCACCATGCGCCAGCCGATCGAGGCGATGGGCCGGGCCGCCGTCGAGCTGCTCGTCACCCAGATCCAGGGCGGCTCGGTGACGCCCGGTGAGCTGCTGTTCGAGCCCGAACTGGTGGTACGCGGCTCCACGGCACAGGCTCCGTCCGGCGCAACCGAGGCGTAG
- a CDS encoding carbohydrate ABC transporter permease, which produces MRPRTLISPAQLGRRRGKVVYWCVFALVMVLFTLVFLGPMYWMVSGGLKTTQEFVKAPPTLVPTSVHPGNYGDAWRVMDLAKLLGNTLYYAFGALAFQLVLDVAAAYSLSKLRPLFGKVILGMMLATLMIPATVLVVPQYLTVLDVPLFERNLLNSPWVIWLPSVTNAFNIFLLKRFFDSIPQELLDAASIDGASALRTLRSVVLPLSRPILGVVSIFAVVGVWKDFLWPMLTLPDPGKQTLNVGIYSLASGVPENWLIAALTIASLPTLVLFLLFQRNIMSGLTAGGLKG; this is translated from the coding sequence ATGCGCCCCCGGACCCTGATCTCGCCGGCCCAGCTCGGCAGGCGGCGCGGCAAGGTCGTCTACTGGTGCGTCTTCGCCCTGGTGATGGTCCTGTTCACACTGGTCTTCCTGGGGCCGATGTACTGGATGGTCAGCGGCGGCCTCAAGACCACGCAGGAGTTCGTCAAGGCCCCGCCGACGCTCGTACCCACCAGCGTGCACCCCGGCAACTACGGGGACGCGTGGCGGGTGATGGATCTGGCGAAGCTGCTAGGCAACACGCTGTACTACGCGTTCGGCGCGCTCGCCTTCCAGCTCGTCCTCGACGTCGCCGCGGCCTACTCGCTGTCCAAGCTGCGTCCCCTGTTCGGCAAGGTCATCCTCGGCATGATGCTGGCGACGCTGATGATCCCGGCGACGGTCCTGGTCGTGCCGCAGTACCTGACCGTCCTCGACGTGCCGCTCTTCGAGCGCAATCTGCTCAACAGCCCCTGGGTGATCTGGCTGCCGTCCGTCACCAACGCCTTCAACATCTTCCTGCTCAAGCGGTTCTTCGACTCGATCCCCCAGGAGCTGCTGGACGCCGCGTCCATCGACGGCGCGTCCGCGCTGCGGACCCTGCGGTCGGTGGTGCTGCCCCTCTCGCGGCCCATCCTGGGCGTCGTCTCCATCTTCGCGGTCGTCGGTGTGTGGAAGGACTTCCTCTGGCCGATGCTGACGCTGCCCGACCCCGGCAAGCAGACCCTGAACGTCGGCATCTACTCGCTGGCGAGCGGCGTCCCGGAGAACTGGTTGATCGCCGCCCTCACCATCGCGTCACTGCCGACCCTGGTGCTGTTCCTGCTGTTCCAGCGCAACATCATGAGCGGTCTCACCGCGGGCGGCCTCAAGGGCTGA
- a CDS encoding nitroreductase/quinone reductase family protein: MSRYRELKFRAVTSFQRRIGNPLLSRLPGQILLETTGRTSGLPRRTPVGGRLVGREFWWVSEYGDKSQYVRNIQADPRIRVRIKGRWHTGTAHLLPDDDARARLKNLPRYNSAAVRALGTNLLTLRADLTD; this comes from the coding sequence ATGTCGCGGTACCGCGAGCTCAAGTTCAGGGCCGTGACGTCGTTCCAGCGGCGTATCGGCAACCCTCTCCTCTCCCGGCTCCCCGGCCAGATCCTGCTGGAGACCACCGGCCGCACGTCAGGGCTGCCCCGGCGCACCCCGGTCGGCGGCCGCCTCGTCGGCCGCGAGTTCTGGTGGGTGTCCGAGTACGGCGACAAGTCGCAGTACGTACGCAACATCCAGGCCGACCCCCGGATCCGTGTCCGGATCAAGGGACGCTGGCACACCGGCACGGCACATCTGCTGCCGGACGACGACGCCCGCGCGCGGCTGAAGAATTTGCCGCGGTACAACAGCGCCGCCGTGCGCGCCCTCGGCACGAATCTGCTGACGCTGCGGGCCGACCTCACCGACTGA